A portion of the Pseudarthrobacter sp. L1SW genome contains these proteins:
- the cydD gene encoding thiol reductant ABC exporter subunit CydD: MRSSFPPGPATRSAIYLLGLLAALKALSLVLMGQAVASVLTGLVAGDAGWAGQVPLGLAGVVLRSLTVWGQAVAARRAALGIKEELRTQLLERALRNGAREAGPADGGLAVLATRGLDALDNYYTQFLPALVNCAAIPLLLGARILFADWVSAVVIVLTVPLVPLFMVLIGRYTEDNVREAQASLARLSAHMLELAKGLPVLVGLGRATAQRKALEEISEEYRARTTGTLRTAFLSALALELIATISVAVVAVFIGVRLVHGDMPLEAGLLALILAPDCYLPLRELGTAHHASDDGRVALAETTAVTEAPEPRPLPAAKAGRPGAPLTVTGLAVSYSGRSGPAVGPLTFSAPQGRITALDGASGAGKSTVLGVLAGTIGDGAGTTVSGAVQGLDRAALAWVPQHPVMLAETVLEEVVLYLSGDIHGGRGQAAVQAAARACLARAAAGHLARQHPAELSPGELRRVALARALARIEAGATVLLLDEPTAHLDDASAMAVEDAIRRLRGRVTVILVAHNERTRNLADHVVPVGPGRTVTAASHQPAGHQPAALPADAAQAGRIAPAGPDAGKTPYSPPTTDAGAAPAAAEGAGNRATARLLSALLAPVRGKFAAAAAVGTLAAVFAVALSGLSGWLIIRASEQPPILYLLTAIVGVRFFGIGRAVLRYWERLLLHDAVFAALTRLRGRLWESLSRRALALRRLLQGGNVLGTVIDDVDTVRDLLPRVVLPPLTALAVSALALATTGLLVPAALPAVLAAAAGSLFLAPAVALWADRKSASAEQVLRSGVLRRISAALDARAELHANNVAFPVLAGLRAQDRRATRASQRSAWADGLGHAITTASCCAAAFAAAWLAAPAVSDGRLEPATAAVLVLLLLALVEPYAAMTTAVRQFPALRTVMRRVAASGALDADAPGSGGGAADGLQEVPARRSGAPGVEIENLAAAWPGGLPVFTGLDAVAEPGRWLAVTGPSGSGKSTLLSVLLGFLPAAAGAARVTGRAAWCPQEAHLFDSTIRGNLLLGRPSSDDRTAGGGTGGAGGDNELRDVLASVGLSGLVERLPAGLDTRIGPGGAFLSGGERQRLAVARTLMTGAEVILLDEPTAHLDAESARTMLADLRTGLRDRTVVLVTHNPADVHPEDARLVLAGSGDAGGAGRNGAPAYAAVAEGAQPSTS, translated from the coding sequence CGCTCAAGGCGCTGTCACTGGTGCTCATGGGCCAGGCAGTGGCGTCAGTCCTCACCGGACTTGTGGCGGGGGATGCGGGCTGGGCCGGCCAGGTTCCCCTGGGACTGGCCGGCGTGGTCCTGCGGTCCCTGACCGTCTGGGGACAAGCCGTTGCGGCCCGCCGGGCCGCCCTTGGCATCAAGGAGGAGCTGCGCACCCAGCTCCTGGAAAGGGCACTGCGGAACGGGGCCAGGGAGGCGGGACCGGCCGACGGCGGACTCGCCGTCCTGGCAACGCGCGGCCTGGACGCCCTGGACAACTACTACACCCAGTTCCTCCCCGCCCTGGTCAACTGTGCCGCGATCCCGCTGCTCCTGGGGGCCCGGATCCTCTTCGCCGACTGGGTCAGCGCGGTGGTGATTGTCCTGACGGTGCCGCTCGTGCCGCTGTTCATGGTGCTGATCGGCCGCTACACCGAGGACAACGTCCGCGAGGCACAGGCCTCGCTGGCACGGCTCTCCGCCCACATGCTGGAACTGGCAAAAGGCCTGCCCGTCCTGGTGGGACTCGGCAGGGCCACGGCGCAGCGCAAGGCGCTGGAAGAAATCTCGGAGGAATACCGCGCCCGCACCACGGGAACCCTGCGCACGGCGTTCCTGTCCGCCCTGGCGCTGGAACTGATCGCCACCATCTCGGTGGCCGTGGTGGCGGTGTTCATCGGCGTCCGGTTGGTGCACGGCGACATGCCGCTTGAGGCAGGCCTGCTCGCCCTGATCCTGGCACCCGACTGCTATCTTCCGCTGCGTGAACTGGGCACCGCCCACCATGCCAGCGACGACGGCCGCGTGGCCCTTGCCGAAACCACCGCGGTCACGGAGGCTCCCGAGCCGCGGCCGCTTCCCGCGGCCAAGGCGGGAAGGCCTGGTGCGCCGCTCACCGTCACCGGCCTGGCCGTGAGCTACAGCGGAAGGTCCGGGCCCGCCGTCGGCCCGCTCACCTTCTCGGCGCCCCAAGGCAGGATCACCGCCTTGGACGGGGCCAGCGGCGCAGGGAAGAGCACAGTCCTCGGCGTCCTCGCCGGGACCATTGGCGATGGTGCCGGCACCACGGTGTCCGGCGCGGTCCAGGGACTTGACCGTGCCGCCCTGGCCTGGGTGCCGCAGCATCCGGTGATGCTCGCGGAAACCGTCCTGGAGGAGGTGGTGCTCTACCTTTCCGGGGACATCCATGGCGGCCGCGGCCAGGCAGCCGTGCAGGCCGCAGCGCGGGCCTGCCTGGCCCGCGCCGCTGCCGGCCACCTGGCCCGGCAGCACCCCGCAGAACTGAGCCCTGGCGAGCTGCGGAGGGTCGCCCTGGCGCGTGCCCTGGCGAGGATCGAGGCGGGGGCCACAGTCCTGCTGCTGGACGAGCCCACTGCCCATCTGGATGACGCGTCGGCGATGGCCGTCGAGGACGCCATCAGGAGGCTTCGGGGCCGGGTAACCGTCATCCTGGTGGCGCACAACGAACGCACCCGCAACCTGGCAGACCACGTTGTGCCCGTGGGGCCGGGCCGAACGGTCACGGCGGCCAGCCACCAACCTGCCGGCCACCAACCTGCCGCGCTGCCGGCGGACGCCGCCCAGGCAGGACGTATTGCCCCGGCCGGCCCCGACGCAGGCAAAACGCCCTACAGCCCACCCACGACGGACGCGGGCGCCGCCCCTGCGGCAGCAGAGGGAGCCGGCAACCGCGCCACCGCCCGGCTCCTCTCGGCGCTCCTCGCGCCGGTCCGCGGCAAGTTCGCCGCCGCCGCTGCAGTGGGCACGCTCGCGGCGGTCTTTGCCGTGGCGCTGTCCGGCCTGTCCGGCTGGCTGATCATCCGGGCCAGCGAGCAGCCGCCCATCCTTTACCTGCTGACGGCGATTGTGGGCGTGCGGTTCTTTGGCATCGGGCGGGCCGTGCTCCGTTACTGGGAACGGCTCCTCCTCCACGATGCGGTGTTCGCCGCCCTCACCCGGCTCCGCGGGCGGCTGTGGGAGTCACTGAGCCGCAGGGCGCTCGCCCTCCGCCGCCTGCTCCAGGGCGGCAACGTGCTGGGAACGGTGATTGACGACGTCGATACCGTCCGCGACCTCCTGCCCCGCGTTGTGCTGCCGCCGCTGACCGCCCTTGCCGTCTCCGCGCTGGCGCTGGCAACCACCGGGCTGCTGGTACCGGCCGCGCTCCCGGCCGTCCTTGCGGCCGCTGCGGGCAGCCTGTTCCTGGCCCCTGCCGTGGCACTGTGGGCCGACCGGAAATCTGCCAGCGCCGAACAGGTGCTGAGGTCCGGAGTCCTGCGCCGCATTTCCGCCGCACTTGATGCCAGGGCCGAGCTCCATGCCAACAATGTCGCCTTTCCGGTCCTTGCCGGACTGCGCGCCCAGGACCGCAGGGCCACCCGCGCGTCCCAGCGCTCGGCCTGGGCGGACGGCCTGGGCCACGCCATCACCACCGCGTCCTGCTGTGCGGCGGCTTTCGCGGCCGCCTGGCTGGCGGCTCCCGCGGTGTCCGACGGCCGGCTCGAGCCCGCCACGGCGGCGGTTCTGGTGCTGCTGCTCCTCGCGCTGGTGGAACCTTACGCAGCGATGACGACGGCGGTCCGCCAGTTCCCCGCGCTCCGGACAGTCATGCGGCGGGTTGCGGCCTCCGGCGCACTGGACGCCGACGCCCCGGGTTCCGGGGGCGGCGCTGCCGACGGCCTGCAGGAGGTGCCTGCCCGGCGCAGCGGTGCTCCCGGCGTCGAAATCGAGAACCTTGCCGCGGCCTGGCCGGGCGGCCTGCCGGTGTTTACCGGGCTGGACGCGGTGGCGGAACCGGGCCGGTGGCTGGCAGTCACCGGGCCCTCCGGCTCCGGAAAGTCCACCCTGCTCTCGGTCCTGCTGGGCTTCCTTCCGGCCGCTGCGGGAGCTGCCCGGGTGACCGGCCGGGCAGCGTGGTGCCCGCAGGAGGCCCACCTCTTCGACTCGACCATCCGCGGCAACCTGCTGCTCGGCAGGCCTTCCTCCGATGACCGGACTGCCGGCGGCGGAACCGGCGGAGCCGGCGGCGACAATGAACTCCGCGATGTGCTGGCGTCCGTCGGGCTGTCCGGCCTGGTGGAGCGGCTGCCGGCCGGCCTGGACACCAGGATCGGTCCCGGCGGGGCGTTCCTGAGCGGAGGGGAGCGCCAGCGCCTGGCGGTGGCCCGCACGCTGATGACGGGTGCGGAGGTCATCCTGCTGGATGAGCCGACGGCCCACTTGGATGCGGAATCTGCGCGGACGATGCTGGCCGACCTGCGCACAGGCCTGCGGGACCGCACGGTGGTGCTGGTGACCCACAACCCTGCCGATGTCCATCCGGAGGATGCGAGGCTGGTGCTGGCCGGATCCGGGGACGCCGGAGGTGCAGGACGCAATGGTGCGCCGGCGTATGCCGCCGTGGCGGAAGGTGCTCAGCCGTCCACGTCGTGA
- a CDS encoding DinB family protein: MPIVPDEKDWTWVLTRPCPECSFDASTVTPSTVPGTIENMLPRWRAVLRRPDAAERPNEHTWSALEYACHVRDVFSLFDQRLNLMLDTDGARFENWDQDQTALDKDYANADPAVVSAELAAEGKQVAESFAGVRQAEWGRKGLRSNGAEFTVLTLAQYFLHDVVHHLHDVDG, encoded by the coding sequence ATGCCTATCGTTCCTGATGAGAAGGACTGGACCTGGGTCCTGACCCGTCCCTGCCCGGAATGCTCTTTTGACGCTTCCACGGTCACCCCGTCAACGGTCCCCGGGACCATCGAAAACATGCTCCCCCGCTGGCGGGCCGTCCTGCGCAGGCCGGACGCTGCCGAGCGCCCGAATGAGCACACCTGGTCGGCGCTGGAGTACGCCTGCCACGTCCGGGACGTCTTCAGCCTCTTTGACCAGAGGCTCAACCTCATGCTGGATACGGACGGCGCACGGTTCGAGAACTGGGACCAGGACCAGACAGCGCTGGACAAGGACTACGCCAACGCCGATCCCGCCGTAGTCAGCGCCGAGCTGGCCGCGGAAGGCAAGCAGGTGGCGGAATCCTTTGCCGGCGTCCGCCAAGCTGAGTGGGGACGGAAAGGGCTGCGCAGCAACGGCGCCGAATTCACCGTACTGACGCTGGCCCAGTATTTCCTGCACGACGTCGTCCACCACCTTCACGACGTGGACGGCTGA
- a CDS encoding DNA topoisomerase (ATP-hydrolyzing) subunit A translates to MARRQTPAPTVEDSTPYTENIVDIDVTSEMEGSFLEYAYSVIYSRALPDARDGLKPVQRRILYMMSDMGLRPDRGHVKSARVVGEVMGKLHPHGDTAIYDAMVRMAQDFSLRLPLIDGHGNFGSLDDGPAAPRYTEARLAAAALTLTDHLDENVVDFVPNYDNQLTQPDVLPAAFPNLLVNGATGIAVGMATNMAPHNLVEVISAARHLIANPDATLDDLMRFVPGPDLPSGGRIVGLDGIRDAYATGRGSFKTRAKVEVEQLSARRTGLVVTELPYMVGPEKVIEKIKDAVNAKKLTGISDIVDLTDRKHGLRLVIELKNGFNPNAVLQQLYRYSPMEDSFGINNVTLVDGQPQTLGLVQLLSVYVNHRIDVVRRRTVFRLGKKKDRLHLVEGLLIAIVDIDEVIQIIRSSDEAAAARARLMSIYDLTEIQANYILELRLRQLTKYSRIELEKEQDELRREIAELEAILGSEERLRTLVSDELGALAEEHGTPRRTVLLESEAVAPTVAAELSGANGRKGKAAPLALEIADDPCWAILTASGQVARTSNQEPLAEAGPRAKHDVYTSVVRTSARGEIAAVTSQGRMLRLQVMDMPVLPPVSGLPNLAGGVPAKDFLTLLKGETLVAFVPLDEVLAIGTAQGVVKRVQPDYPLNREDWDVISLKDKDVVVNVVPAGADDAELVFVTSQAQLLKFAAAGVRPQGRTAGGMAGIKLAAGDRVVYFGAVQPKDEAAVVVTIAGTTGALPGTAPGTAKVTAFSEYPVKGRATAGVRAHRFLKGEDTLLLAWAGHGPAKASSAAGVARSLPQEHGRRDGSGVPLSQPVDVVGPAMAWPDPA, encoded by the coding sequence ATGGCCCGCCGCCAAACCCCCGCCCCCACCGTGGAAGACAGCACCCCCTACACGGAGAACATCGTGGACATCGATGTCACCTCCGAAATGGAGGGGTCCTTCCTGGAGTACGCGTATTCGGTGATCTACTCGCGGGCCCTCCCCGACGCCCGGGACGGGCTTAAGCCGGTGCAGCGCCGCATCCTTTACATGATGAGCGACATGGGCCTGCGCCCGGACCGCGGCCACGTGAAGAGCGCCCGAGTGGTGGGCGAGGTCATGGGCAAGCTGCACCCGCACGGCGATACCGCCATCTACGACGCCATGGTGCGCATGGCGCAGGACTTCTCGCTGCGGCTGCCGCTCATCGACGGGCACGGCAACTTCGGCTCGCTCGACGACGGCCCTGCAGCACCGCGGTACACCGAGGCGCGGCTGGCGGCGGCCGCCCTCACGCTCACCGACCACCTCGATGAAAACGTGGTGGATTTTGTCCCCAACTATGACAACCAGCTGACCCAGCCGGACGTCCTGCCCGCGGCCTTCCCCAACCTGCTGGTCAACGGCGCCACCGGCATCGCCGTCGGCATGGCCACCAACATGGCCCCGCACAACCTGGTGGAGGTCATCTCCGCCGCACGGCACCTGATCGCCAACCCGGACGCGACGCTGGACGACCTCATGCGCTTCGTGCCCGGCCCGGACCTCCCCAGCGGCGGCCGGATCGTGGGCCTGGACGGCATCCGCGACGCCTACGCCACCGGGCGCGGATCCTTCAAGACCCGGGCCAAGGTGGAGGTGGAACAGCTTTCCGCACGCCGGACCGGCCTGGTGGTCACCGAGCTCCCCTACATGGTGGGTCCGGAGAAGGTCATAGAGAAGATCAAGGACGCCGTCAACGCCAAGAAGCTGACGGGCATCAGCGACATCGTGGACCTGACGGACCGCAAGCACGGCCTGCGGCTGGTCATCGAACTCAAGAACGGCTTCAACCCCAACGCGGTGCTCCAGCAGCTCTACCGCTACTCGCCGATGGAGGACTCCTTCGGCATCAACAACGTCACCCTGGTGGACGGGCAGCCGCAGACCCTGGGTCTGGTGCAGCTGCTGAGCGTGTACGTGAACCACAGGATCGATGTGGTCCGCCGCCGGACCGTGTTCCGGCTGGGGAAGAAGAAGGACCGCCTCCACCTGGTGGAGGGCCTCCTTATCGCCATCGTGGACATCGACGAGGTCATCCAGATCATCCGGTCCTCCGATGAGGCCGCCGCCGCCCGGGCGCGGCTGATGTCCATTTACGACCTCACGGAAATCCAGGCGAACTACATCCTGGAGCTCCGGCTGCGGCAGCTGACCAAGTACTCGCGGATCGAGCTCGAGAAGGAACAGGACGAGCTGCGCCGCGAGATCGCGGAGCTGGAGGCGATCCTGGGTTCAGAGGAGCGGCTGCGCACGCTCGTCTCCGACGAACTGGGCGCCCTCGCCGAAGAGCACGGCACCCCGCGCCGGACGGTCCTGCTGGAATCGGAGGCCGTGGCCCCCACCGTGGCCGCCGAACTTTCCGGGGCCAACGGCAGGAAGGGCAAGGCCGCGCCGCTGGCCCTGGAAATTGCGGACGACCCCTGCTGGGCCATCCTGACCGCATCCGGGCAGGTGGCCCGGACCAGCAACCAGGAGCCGCTGGCGGAGGCCGGACCCCGGGCCAAGCACGATGTGTACACGTCCGTGGTCAGGACCTCGGCGCGGGGCGAGATCGCCGCGGTCACCTCGCAGGGGCGCATGCTGCGCCTGCAGGTGATGGACATGCCCGTGCTGCCCCCCGTCTCGGGGCTGCCGAACCTCGCGGGCGGGGTTCCGGCCAAGGACTTCCTGACCCTGTTGAAGGGGGAAACACTGGTGGCGTTCGTCCCGCTGGACGAAGTACTCGCCATCGGCACGGCGCAGGGAGTGGTCAAGCGCGTGCAGCCGGACTATCCCCTGAACAGGGAAGACTGGGACGTCATTTCCCTGAAGGACAAGGACGTTGTGGTCAATGTGGTGCCTGCGGGAGCCGACGATGCCGAGCTGGTGTTCGTGACCAGCCAGGCGCAGCTGCTCAAGTTCGCCGCCGCCGGCGTGCGGCCGCAGGGACGCACCGCAGGCGGCATGGCCGGGATCAAGCTCGCGGCCGGGGACCGGGTGGTGTACTTCGGCGCCGTCCAGCCCAAGGACGAGGCCGCCGTCGTGGTCACAATCGCGGGGACCACCGGAGCCCTTCCCGGCACCGCCCCCGGCACGGCCAAGGTGACGGCGTTCTCCGAGTACCCGGTGAAGGGCCGCGCCACGGCGGGTGTGCGGGCCCACCGCTTCCTGAAGGGCGAGGACACGCTGCTGCTGGCCTGGGCTGGCCACGGCCCGGCCAAGGCGTCGTCGGCTGCCGGGGTTGCCAGGTCCCTGCCGCAGGAGCACGGCCGCCGGGACGGATCCGGCGTCCCGCTCTCCCAGCCGGTGGATGTGGTGGGTCCTGCCATGGCCTGGCCCGATCCCGCCTAG
- a CDS encoding bifunctional GNAT family N-acetyltransferase/acetate--CoA ligase family protein, whose translation MVDQPVDGEYPEHWEADVVLRDGGTAHLRPIHPSDADAVQAFHMGQSQNSIYMRFFAFKAKLSSKELKRFTEVDYRDRVAFVITIGGEIVGIGRYDRLDDPTEAEVAFNIADAHQGRGIGSILLEHLAAAAHENGIRRFSAEVLPENRKMLMVFSDAGYDVKRHFDDGVVSLEFNIDPTEKSRAVMESREHRAEARSVRDLLTPSSVAVIGASRKWGTVGYQLLEHIIEGGFSGRVYAINPEALELAGMMSFGKLSEVPEPVQLAVVAVPYEEVAAVVADCAAAGVKGLVVASAGFADDGERGLARQRDLVRQARANGMRVIGPASLGIVNTHPDVSLNASMAPSLPLRGGLGLFSQSAAIGVSLYAASSRRRLGLSTFLSAGNRADVSGNDMMQYWEDDADTSAVGLYLESIGNPRKFSRLARRLARIKPVIVAKSDAMGLRLPPGHAVRTTQAPAGALDAMLRQSGVIRVETIEQLVDVAQVVSGQPLPAGPGLAIFSNSQALGKVVADSASSHGLGIGQMVAGVDLDAGQSVALPALRSALLAALESDAVHAAVAALLPARGLTVDSIAEVLAECSVKSGKPVVAAFTGILDPSVYVEGMVGTGERAVPCFSNPGAAVAALAAVVRYSEWVSRDHGHFVEPEGCDPQRARDELEAHLRDVRGEQLKQLDPAATRSLLGHYGITVLPSVGFDTPDEAVAAAEALGWPVALKTTDPSLRHRLDLGGVRLDIQDAESLRLNVLQMRRTLSRYGDPALEVQTMAPVGQACTFRAIEDPLLGPVISFGLAGDAVNLLDDWAHRVPPLSAADVHDFIRGPRAARKLFGYQGLPAVDVAALEDLAGRLAWLKDSHPEIALLEFNPVLCGASGAVILAADVRIGNAAQRTDSARRAMLG comes from the coding sequence ATGGTGGATCAGCCCGTGGACGGCGAATATCCGGAACATTGGGAAGCCGATGTCGTCCTGCGCGACGGCGGAACCGCGCATCTGCGGCCCATCCATCCCTCTGACGCGGACGCTGTCCAGGCGTTCCACATGGGGCAGTCGCAGAATTCAATCTACATGCGCTTCTTCGCGTTCAAGGCCAAACTCTCCAGCAAGGAGCTCAAGCGGTTCACCGAGGTGGACTACCGGGACCGCGTGGCGTTCGTCATCACCATCGGCGGCGAAATCGTGGGCATCGGCCGGTATGACCGCCTCGACGACCCCACCGAGGCGGAAGTGGCGTTCAACATCGCGGACGCCCACCAGGGGAGGGGCATCGGCTCCATCCTGCTGGAACACCTTGCCGCCGCCGCCCACGAGAACGGCATCCGCCGCTTCAGCGCCGAGGTGCTCCCGGAAAACCGCAAGATGCTGATGGTCTTTTCCGACGCCGGCTATGACGTCAAACGGCACTTTGACGACGGCGTCGTGAGCCTGGAGTTCAACATCGACCCCACCGAAAAATCCCGGGCCGTGATGGAATCCCGCGAGCACCGCGCAGAGGCGAGGAGCGTCCGCGACCTGCTGACGCCGTCGTCCGTGGCCGTCATCGGTGCCAGCCGCAAATGGGGGACGGTGGGCTACCAGCTGCTGGAGCACATCATTGAGGGCGGCTTTTCCGGACGGGTGTATGCCATCAACCCCGAGGCGCTGGAACTGGCGGGCATGATGTCCTTCGGCAAGCTCTCTGAAGTCCCCGAGCCCGTCCAGCTTGCGGTGGTGGCCGTCCCCTATGAGGAGGTAGCCGCCGTCGTGGCCGACTGTGCCGCAGCCGGGGTCAAGGGGCTGGTGGTTGCGTCAGCGGGCTTCGCGGACGACGGCGAACGCGGCCTCGCGAGGCAGCGGGACCTGGTGCGGCAGGCCCGCGCCAACGGCATGCGGGTAATAGGGCCGGCGTCGCTGGGAATCGTGAACACGCACCCCGACGTGTCCCTGAACGCTTCCATGGCGCCCTCGCTGCCGCTGCGGGGCGGCCTGGGCCTGTTCTCGCAGTCTGCCGCCATCGGCGTCTCGCTCTATGCCGCCTCCAGCAGGCGGCGGCTGGGCCTGTCCACCTTCCTCTCCGCCGGGAACCGTGCCGATGTGTCCGGTAACGACATGATGCAGTACTGGGAGGACGACGCCGACACTTCGGCCGTGGGCCTCTACCTGGAATCGATCGGCAATCCGCGCAAGTTTTCCCGGCTGGCCCGCCGGCTGGCGCGCATCAAGCCGGTGATCGTGGCGAAGTCCGACGCCATGGGGCTGCGGCTGCCGCCGGGGCATGCCGTCCGGACCACCCAAGCGCCGGCCGGGGCCCTCGACGCCATGCTGCGCCAGTCCGGCGTCATCCGGGTGGAAACCATAGAGCAGCTGGTGGATGTTGCGCAGGTCGTCTCCGGCCAGCCGCTCCCGGCCGGGCCCGGCCTGGCCATCTTCAGCAACTCCCAGGCGCTGGGGAAGGTGGTGGCGGACAGTGCCTCCTCGCACGGCCTCGGCATCGGCCAGATGGTGGCGGGGGTGGACCTCGACGCCGGCCAGTCAGTTGCCCTTCCGGCCCTGCGGTCGGCGCTGCTCGCCGCGCTGGAGTCCGACGCCGTCCACGCGGCCGTTGCCGCACTGCTCCCGGCCCGCGGGCTCACCGTGGACAGCATCGCCGAAGTACTTGCCGAATGCTCCGTGAAGTCCGGAAAGCCCGTGGTGGCCGCCTTTACCGGGATACTCGATCCGTCGGTCTACGTCGAAGGCATGGTGGGGACGGGGGAGCGTGCCGTGCCCTGCTTTTCCAATCCGGGCGCTGCCGTGGCCGCGCTCGCGGCCGTGGTGCGGTATTCCGAGTGGGTCTCGCGCGACCACGGGCACTTCGTTGAACCGGAAGGCTGCGATCCGCAGCGCGCCCGGGACGAACTCGAGGCCCACCTCCGGGATGTAAGGGGTGAGCAGCTCAAGCAGCTGGACCCCGCGGCCACGCGTTCCCTCCTGGGCCACTACGGCATCACCGTGCTGCCCTCGGTCGGCTTCGACACCCCCGACGAGGCGGTGGCGGCCGCGGAGGCCCTCGGCTGGCCGGTAGCGTTGAAAACCACCGATCCTTCCCTGCGCCACCGGCTTGACCTCGGGGGAGTGCGGCTGGACATCCAGGACGCCGAGTCCCTGCGGCTGAACGTGCTGCAGATGCGCCGGACCCTCTCCCGTTACGGCGACCCTGCCCTGGAGGTGCAGACCATGGCACCCGTCGGGCAGGCCTGTACCTTCAGGGCCATCGAGGACCCGCTCCTGGGACCGGTCATCTCCTTCGGCCTGGCCGGCGACGCCGTCAACCTGCTGGATGACTGGGCGCACCGGGTGCCGCCGCTGTCCGCGGCGGACGTGCACGACTTCATCCGCGGACCGCGGGCGGCCCGGAAGCTGTTCGGCTACCAGGGCCTGCCCGCGGTGGACGTCGCCGCACTCGAGGACCTGGCCGGCAGGCTCGCGTGGCTGAAGGACAGCCATCCGGAAATCGCCCTGCTGGAGTTCAATCCCGTGCTGTGCGGGGCTTCCGGAGCGGTGATCCTGGCCGCGGACGTCCGGATCGGCAACGCGGCCCAGCGCACGGACAGCGCCCGCCGCGCCATGCTCGGCTGA